A DNA window from Nitrospira sp. contains the following coding sequences:
- a CDS encoding 4-diphosphocytidyl-2C-methyl-D-erythritol synthase (MaGe:77308207), whose amino-acid sequence MQEERDAASVAVIILAAGASTRMGKPKQLLTYGGHTFLRNAAEVALASMCRPIAVVLGAHADLLKRGIDDLPVQQVMNTQWAKGMSASIQAGLQALEEGDREGTTKAVVLMLCDQPFVTAAVINELVRTARSTGKGIVASEYGGTIGVPALFRREYFPELAALSGDGGAKRIIAAHPGDVAGLLFPQGTTDIDTPEDYSHLQLATHE is encoded by the coding sequence ATGCAGGAAGAACGAGATGCAGCATCGGTGGCCGTCATCATCCTTGCGGCAGGGGCTTCGACCCGCATGGGAAAGCCTAAGCAACTATTGACCTATGGTGGACACACGTTTCTACGCAACGCGGCGGAGGTCGCCCTCGCTTCCATGTGTCGGCCGATTGCGGTTGTGCTCGGGGCTCATGCGGATTTACTCAAACGCGGGATCGACGATCTCCCCGTGCAACAAGTCATGAATACACAGTGGGCCAAGGGAATGAGCGCTTCGATCCAGGCCGGGCTGCAAGCCCTCGAAGAAGGCGACCGTGAGGGCACGACGAAGGCCGTAGTACTGATGCTGTGCGATCAGCCATTTGTGACAGCCGCCGTCATCAACGAGCTGGTTCGGACAGCCCGCTCAACCGGCAAGGGCATTGTCGCCTCGGAATACGGCGGCACCATAGGAGTGCCGGCCTTGTTTCGCCGCGAATACTTTCCTGAACTGGCGGCGCTGAGCGGTGACGGCGGCGCGAAACGGATCATAGCCGCTCACCCTGGAGACGTCGCAGGCCTGCTCTTTCCACAGGGAACGACTGACATTGATACTCCGGAAGACTACTCGCATCTACAGCTCGCGACGCATGAATGA
- a CDS encoding N-ethylmaleimide reductase (MaGe:77308205): protein MPTLLTPLQAGELSLPNRIVMAPLTRARAGVTHIPNDMMVTYYGQRASSGLMMTECTMVDAHACAFMGEGGIYSPAHVAGWKRVTDAVHAKGGRIVMQIWHPGRAAHSALNDGEQPVSSSAVAIRNETTQTPTGSVPYEVPRALRTEEIPRYVEMFRLAAQNAQQAGFDGVQIHSAHGYLIDNFLRDGVNTRMDAYGGSIANRARFLLEVTDAAIGVWGAGRVAVRISPLVPFNDMVDSQPDALVTYVAQELARRGIAFLEIRHSDHALPEEQAILTVARRHFQGVLMSNGSHTRTTGESTVASGAADAIVYGRPYIANPDLVERFVKQAPLNEVNYQRLYGGGPDGYSDYPSLAMH, encoded by the coding sequence ATGCCTACGTTGTTGACTCCACTGCAAGCAGGAGAACTGTCTCTGCCGAACCGCATCGTCATGGCGCCGCTCACACGAGCCAGAGCCGGTGTTACTCACATTCCGAACGACATGATGGTGACCTACTACGGGCAACGGGCCTCTAGTGGATTGATGATGACGGAATGCACCATGGTCGATGCCCATGCCTGCGCCTTTATGGGGGAGGGTGGCATTTACAGCCCCGCGCACGTCGCCGGATGGAAACGTGTCACGGACGCGGTCCATGCCAAGGGCGGCCGCATCGTCATGCAGATCTGGCATCCCGGCCGCGCCGCGCATTCGGCGCTGAACGACGGCGAACAACCGGTGTCCAGCAGCGCCGTCGCGATCCGCAACGAGACCACGCAGACTCCGACGGGCTCCGTGCCGTATGAAGTTCCTCGCGCGCTCCGCACCGAGGAAATTCCCCGGTATGTGGAGATGTTTCGACTCGCCGCGCAGAACGCGCAGCAAGCCGGCTTCGACGGCGTGCAAATTCACAGCGCCCACGGATATTTGATCGATAACTTTCTCCGCGACGGCGTCAATACCCGCATGGATGCCTATGGCGGTTCGATTGCCAATCGTGCTCGCTTTCTGCTGGAGGTAACCGATGCCGCGATCGGCGTCTGGGGGGCTGGGCGTGTCGCCGTGCGGATCTCGCCGCTGGTTCCATTTAACGATATGGTCGATAGCCAGCCTGATGCGCTGGTGACGTATGTGGCGCAAGAGTTGGCCAGACGGGGCATTGCCTTCCTGGAAATCCGACACAGCGATCACGCGTTACCAGAAGAGCAGGCCATCCTGACCGTTGCACGCCGGCATTTTCAGGGCGTGCTGATGAGCAACGGCAGCCACACGCGAACGACGGGGGAATCGACCGTGGCGAGTGGCGCGGCGGATGCAATCGTGTACGGGAGGCCGTACATCGCGAATCCGGATCTAGTCGAACGTTTCGTGAAACAGGCGCCGTTGAACGAGGTCAATTACCAGCGGCTCTATGGAGGGGGCCCCGATGGCTATAGCGATTACCCTTCTCTCGCCATGCACTGA
- a CDS encoding XdhC family protein (MaGe:77308208) — translation MKELQSIIDASQELERTNTPAALATVVRVTGSAYRRPGARMLIAANGHTVGSVSGGCLERDVVNQARRVLQGNDARVVTYDSMSDDDLVLEFNLGCSGIVDVLIEPFPHHGERGHMTFLADCLRDRQVGVLATVFAVEGRTTAAVGDRVMLREQHPARYDIEDSDLAEAIVRDARCALASGTSRTHTYELAAGRTDVFIEVVQPPVPLVIFGAGHDAVPLVRIAQELGWHVTLVDPRPGYATRMRFPSADALIACRPDEVSEQVTIDARTMAVIMTHNMLHDSALLRTLLPSPLRYLGLLGPTRRRQRLLDEIQEHAGSLSDHLLARVYGPVGLDIGADTPEEIALAVAAEIQAVLSGRLGGFLRSRESALHEPSPVETVAIRSGTINGVLSCGQERY, via the coding sequence ATGAAGGAGCTGCAATCCATCATCGATGCGTCACAAGAGCTTGAGCGGACCAACACGCCGGCCGCGCTCGCGACGGTCGTCAGGGTCACTGGGTCCGCCTACCGCCGGCCCGGTGCGCGGATGCTGATCGCGGCCAACGGTCACACCGTCGGCTCAGTGAGCGGAGGGTGCCTGGAACGCGACGTGGTCAATCAAGCCCGGCGGGTGCTGCAAGGGAACGACGCCCGGGTGGTCACCTACGATTCGATGTCTGACGATGACCTCGTCTTGGAGTTTAACCTCGGCTGCAGCGGGATCGTGGATGTGCTCATTGAGCCCTTCCCTCATCATGGGGAACGAGGCCACATGACATTTCTCGCCGACTGCCTGCGAGACCGGCAGGTGGGGGTGTTAGCAACCGTGTTCGCGGTCGAAGGCAGAACAACGGCGGCCGTCGGAGACCGTGTGATGCTGCGCGAGCAACACCCGGCGAGATATGACATCGAAGATAGCGATCTTGCCGAGGCGATCGTCCGTGACGCCCGATGCGCGTTGGCAAGCGGCACGTCGCGCACACACACCTATGAACTGGCCGCCGGTCGGACGGACGTGTTCATCGAGGTTGTCCAGCCGCCGGTTCCTCTGGTGATTTTCGGGGCGGGGCACGATGCCGTCCCGCTCGTCCGAATCGCACAGGAACTGGGATGGCATGTCACGCTGGTCGATCCGCGTCCAGGCTACGCGACACGCATGCGGTTTCCTTCGGCCGATGCCCTGATTGCCTGCCGGCCGGACGAGGTATCCGAGCAGGTGACGATCGATGCGCGCACGATGGCCGTCATCATGACGCATAATATGCTCCATGACTCAGCGCTGCTCAGAACACTCTTACCGTCGCCATTGCGCTATCTCGGCCTTCTCGGGCCGACGCGGCGGAGGCAGAGGTTGCTGGACGAAATTCAGGAACACGCCGGATCGCTCAGCGATCACCTGCTCGCTCGGGTTTATGGCCCCGTTGGCCTCGACATCGGAGCCGATACGCCTGAGGAGATCGCCTTGGCCGTTGCAGCCGAGATCCAAGCGGTCCTCTCTGGCCGGCTAGGCGGGTTCTTACGAAGCCGAGAGTCGGCTCTTCACGAACCGAGCCCTGTCGAGACTGTGGCGATACGATCCGGCACGATCAACGGGGTGCTGTCCTGTGGCCAAGAGCGCTACTGA
- a CDS encoding Alpha/beta hydrolase (MaGe:77308206), whose translation MMGRISKERMDKALEQLKTISPEDYAKVKGMANIVKTPRSFLFKTPADYDLKGWRDLTIPSDDGTPLEAWYIPAKGGESNKLIIFNHALPMCRAGFPGHFGEPWSNFEGVEIDFVIQYKHLTDAGYNVLTYDFRNHGNSGAANNGVCGIGQWEWRDCVGVKQYVDNHPRLSKMTLGLYSQCMGGISQYAAIARRPELFTNVTCMFSPLVPSMTAIFQAFSELLKISQYQELIDLELLKLGGFPAAEMTGQPYASKVTMPNLSLQVRNDAWTKNPEDGQKTFDMLGSKEKEMIWVEDTTHRFRDGYNYFGRHPEKILAFFAKHMK comes from the coding sequence ATGATGGGAAGAATTTCAAAAGAAAGAATGGACAAGGCCTTGGAGCAGCTCAAGACCATTTCCCCAGAAGACTATGCGAAGGTCAAGGGGATGGCCAACATCGTCAAAACGCCGCGCAGTTTCCTTTTCAAAACGCCGGCCGACTACGACTTGAAGGGATGGCGGGACCTGACGATCCCCTCGGACGACGGCACGCCGCTGGAAGCCTGGTATATCCCGGCCAAGGGCGGCGAGAGCAACAAGCTCATCATCTTCAATCACGCGCTGCCCATGTGCCGCGCGGGATTCCCCGGACACTTCGGCGAGCCCTGGAGCAACTTCGAAGGGGTCGAGATCGACTTCGTCATTCAGTACAAGCATCTGACCGATGCCGGGTACAACGTGCTCACCTATGACTTCCGCAATCACGGCAACAGCGGCGCCGCCAACAATGGCGTCTGCGGGATCGGGCAATGGGAGTGGCGGGACTGTGTGGGCGTGAAGCAGTATGTGGACAATCATCCGCGGCTCAGCAAGATGACCCTGGGACTCTACAGTCAATGCATGGGCGGCATCTCGCAGTACGCGGCCATCGCCAGACGCCCGGAACTCTTCACCAACGTCACGTGCATGTTCAGTCCGCTGGTCCCTTCAATGACGGCCATCTTTCAGGCGTTCTCGGAGTTGCTGAAGATTTCGCAGTATCAGGAGCTCATCGATCTGGAACTCCTAAAGCTGGGCGGCTTCCCGGCTGCCGAGATGACTGGGCAACCCTACGCCTCGAAGGTCACCATGCCCAACTTGTCGCTTCAGGTGCGGAACGACGCCTGGACCAAGAACCCGGAAGACGGACAGAAGACGTTCGACATGCTCGGGAGCAAGGAGAAGGAGATGATCTGGGTTGAGGATACGACCCACCGCTTCAGGGACGGCTATAACTACTTCGGGCGGCACCCTGAGAAAATTCTCGCCTTCTTTGCGAAGCACATGAAGTAG